A part of Bacillus thuringiensis genomic DNA contains:
- a CDS encoding DUF2812 domain-containing protein, whose protein sequence is METKKIFKFFAGWSLEKEEAFLRKMHQQGWALQKYNIMYTFNRTEPKDVIYKADFRLDYKDTKEKQKEYIEIYEMCGWKHVTSFAKWNYFCKEVEEENELPDIYSDKETKIQKLTEVLQFIAIMFATLIPAIYLCFFRMEESRLYQGMVGFFVCLYLYIFINLFWKIKKLKKEIL, encoded by the coding sequence ATGGAGACAAAGAAGATATTTAAATTTTTCGCTGGATGGAGTTTGGAAAAAGAGGAAGCCTTTTTAAGAAAAATGCATCAACAGGGCTGGGCACTGCAAAAGTATAATATAATGTATACGTTTAATAGAACCGAGCCGAAAGATGTAATATATAAAGCGGATTTTAGGTTAGATTATAAAGATACAAAAGAAAAACAAAAAGAGTATATTGAAATATATGAAATGTGTGGTTGGAAACATGTAACGAGTTTTGCGAAATGGAATTATTTTTGTAAAGAAGTAGAAGAGGAAAATGAGTTACCTGATATATATTCAGATAAGGAAACGAAGATACAAAAACTTACTGAGGTGTTACAGTTCATTGCAATTATGTTTGCGACGTTAATTCCAGCGATTTACTTATGTTTCTTTAGAATGGAAGAATCTAGATTATATCAAGGTATGGTAGGTTTTTTTGTTTGTTTATATTTATATATATTCATTAATTTATTTTGGAAAATTAAAAAGTTAAAAAAGGAAATATTGTAA
- a CDS encoding DUF4018 domain-containing protein codes for MKTWLYHVHDFILLLLLSLLTERDELIGITIFLATGYTGLFLIHKLMKKKTTGFVILLMTQIIGCSIFLSFSLFGTIMLPLFFFIVHVVGPGYPVQKSLGGIVWFGISAIFYTPFPPLWKLLLLVLHIMITFWLTGANRNQQLLRFASLITIGIISAFLIPIFPYIRLLFSYVVQVVALGFGYAINPLFSAAESKETDDFWSNKGNLKDPQIKDELGQHSFDPTLINSITIIACASIAIYVVWKIIKKRKYLSLPNMPVFESTIITDKEGMNQKRLKRNIPPHNEIRKEIFKLESKLIPPLNRKRGETVEAWLGRINREEDVNIESHIVIDAYNTVRYSNGEDMMLLQEFKEEVHKLYVYQKSLKKRKK; via the coding sequence TTGAAGACTTGGCTCTATCACGTTCATGACTTTATTCTGCTGCTCCTCCTTTCGTTATTAACGGAAAGAGATGAACTCATCGGTATTACTATATTTTTAGCAACAGGCTATACTGGATTATTTCTTATCCATAAACTAATGAAGAAAAAAACGACAGGTTTTGTCATTCTGTTAATGACTCAAATAATCGGTTGTTCTATCTTTCTCTCTTTCTCTCTGTTTGGCACAATTATGTTACCGCTTTTCTTCTTTATCGTACATGTAGTTGGGCCTGGATATCCAGTTCAAAAGTCATTAGGTGGTATTGTCTGGTTTGGTATTTCAGCTATATTTTATACGCCCTTTCCACCTTTGTGGAAACTATTACTTTTAGTTTTACACATTATGATTACTTTTTGGTTAACTGGTGCAAATCGTAATCAACAGTTATTACGTTTCGCTTCTCTTATCACGATTGGAATAATTAGTGCTTTCCTTATTCCTATTTTCCCATACATTCGGCTTCTTTTTTCTTATGTCGTACAAGTAGTTGCTTTAGGATTTGGATACGCCATTAATCCGTTATTTTCGGCAGCTGAATCAAAAGAAACTGACGATTTTTGGTCTAATAAAGGGAATTTAAAGGATCCTCAAATTAAAGATGAATTGGGGCAACACTCTTTTGATCCAACACTCATAAATAGCATTACAATAATAGCCTGTGCATCTATCGCTATTTACGTCGTTTGGAAAATAATAAAAAAACGAAAATATTTAAGTTTACCAAATATGCCTGTCTTCGAATCTACTATCATCACTGATAAAGAAGGAATGAATCAAAAACGTTTGAAACGAAACATACCGCCACATAACGAAATTCGAAAAGAAATTTTTAAGCTTGAAAGTAAGTTAATTCCTCCTTTAAATAGAAAACGAGGAGAAACTGTTGAAGCATGGCTAGGAAGAATAAATCGTGAAGAAGATGTAAATATTGAGAGTCATATTGTTATAGATGCTTATAATACAGTGCGTTATTCAAATGGTGAGGATATGATGCTACTTCAGGAATTTAAGGAAGAGGTTCATAAGCTTTATGTGTATCAGAAGAGTTTAAAGAAAAGAAAGAAATAA
- a CDS encoding DUF58 domain-containing protein, producing MNGQRVVTVPLFFQLHIIQLTVPGAILFTFFMPQRIIMFLFFFYYLFAIFIYKYVAYIEKTFEVVNEKQTTRLFPNESGQFFIHLKNGANIPLVNGVCYFHLDPSLLPQKDQGIDQISKTLFSFPFSQPAHSAQKWDLTLTATKRGVFQIEQFECVLKDPFHLLTVHLPIFDKLRTEIIVYPSPKEVAGLQELQQLLTGSYRTNFSFYNDETSIIGVKRYERESFRSIHWKASAKMQALQAKQYEPVKNYSWTICLSLAADRGFGWKDNIEDLISFATYICQYATKHQIPFELFISVLAEGGPLHLPLNEGQTHYGVSLEELARISDDSTLLPKQGFLHYVARKRERSSTMIYIGLQRNELPLLSQPTFLINNEGMVEKLEDLALSRS from the coding sequence ATGAATGGACAGCGCGTTGTAACTGTACCTTTATTTTTCCAACTTCATATTATTCAACTAACTGTCCCAGGCGCTATACTATTTACGTTTTTTATGCCGCAACGAATCATAATGTTTCTCTTTTTCTTCTATTATTTATTTGCGATTTTTATTTATAAATATGTCGCTTACATAGAGAAAACATTTGAAGTGGTAAATGAGAAACAAACAACTCGGCTATTCCCTAATGAATCTGGACAATTTTTTATTCATTTGAAAAACGGTGCAAACATACCACTCGTTAATGGTGTTTGTTATTTTCATTTAGATCCGTCACTACTACCACAAAAAGATCAAGGAATTGATCAAATATCGAAAACGTTATTTTCTTTTCCGTTTTCACAACCTGCTCATTCGGCGCAAAAATGGGATTTAACATTAACCGCTACGAAGCGTGGTGTATTTCAAATTGAACAGTTCGAATGTGTCTTAAAAGATCCTTTTCATCTTTTAACTGTACATTTACCCATTTTTGATAAATTACGGACTGAAATTATTGTGTACCCTTCTCCTAAAGAAGTAGCAGGTTTGCAAGAACTACAGCAACTTTTAACGGGATCTTATCGAACGAATTTTTCTTTTTACAATGATGAAACATCTATTATCGGCGTTAAACGATATGAACGGGAGTCTTTCCGTTCTATTCATTGGAAAGCATCTGCTAAAATGCAGGCATTACAGGCAAAGCAATATGAACCTGTAAAAAATTATAGTTGGACGATCTGTCTTTCTTTAGCTGCTGATCGTGGATTTGGTTGGAAGGATAATATAGAAGATCTTATATCATTTGCAACATACATTTGCCAATACGCAACGAAGCATCAAATACCATTTGAATTATTTATTAGTGTATTAGCTGAAGGTGGTCCTCTGCACTTACCATTAAATGAAGGGCAAACACACTACGGAGTATCTTTAGAGGAATTAGCGCGTATTTCAGATGACAGTACGTTGCTTCCGAAACAAGGATTCCTTCATTATGTAGCGAGAAAAAGGGAACGATCGTCTACAATGATATACATTGGTTTACAGAGAAATGAACTCCCTCTTCTCTCTCAGCCTACGTTTCTCATTAATAACGAAGGGATGGTGGAAAAGCTTGAAGACTTGGCTCTATCACGTTCATGA
- a CDS encoding DNA alkylation repair protein codes for MEPMLCPSCKTNRTRFNILEQQVKPVKLNPQTGQVEEEYTDETMNAFHMAYQGPTYRVQCAVCGLVENPEQFIKPAQNQSFS; via the coding sequence ATGGAACCAATGCTATGTCCAAGCTGTAAAACGAACCGTACTCGATTTAATATTCTTGAGCAACAAGTAAAACCAGTTAAATTAAATCCACAAACTGGCCAAGTAGAAGAGGAATACACAGATGAAACGATGAATGCTTTTCATATGGCCTATCAAGGACCGACTTACCGCGTCCAATGCGCTGTCTGCGGGCTTGTTGAAAACCCGGAGCAATTTATTAAACCTGCTCAAAATCAATCTTTTTCATAA
- a CDS encoding aspartate aminotransferase family protein, whose translation MSDWFQLDKEYMMPTYCRTKVAIERGEGCKLYDVDGKEYVDLFSGVGVNVLGYNHPKIVQTTMDQVTKSLHLPFHFLNPVAIEYAKKLVECSLENGKVFFTNSGTEATETTLKLIDKYRATTHEKREGIVVLKNSFHGRTLGALHFTRQESVYQNFPKTSIPVYEVERENIEQLEETIVKENPIAIMLEPVLGSGGIYPLSGEYLHGVQNLCEKYNVLLIVDEVQSGMGRTGKLFAYQNFNITPDIIQIGKGAGGGIPLGGIIVGEKLCDVFSPGDHGTTFAHSSMGTALGLTVLQTLIDEGLMQDAYETSLYLNDKLQEIQKENSYYMQEVRHAGMMFGISLNDTNENVKKLQAELMEKGMLVDVTQGNIIRLLPPYIITKEEIDTFVYEFISCIHNVAATRV comes from the coding sequence ATGTCGGATTGGTTTCAATTAGATAAAGAATATATGATGCCTACGTATTGTCGTACGAAGGTTGCGATAGAAAGAGGAGAAGGTTGTAAACTGTATGATGTGGATGGTAAAGAGTATGTAGATTTATTTTCTGGTGTCGGAGTGAACGTATTAGGATACAATCACCCGAAAATCGTGCAAACAACAATGGATCAAGTTACGAAATCGTTGCATCTACCGTTTCATTTTTTAAATCCAGTTGCGATTGAGTATGCAAAGAAATTAGTTGAGTGCTCTTTAGAAAATGGAAAAGTCTTTTTTACAAACTCTGGTACGGAAGCGACAGAAACAACGTTGAAATTAATTGATAAATATAGAGCTACTACGCATGAAAAACGTGAAGGAATCGTAGTGCTGAAGAATAGTTTCCACGGGCGGACGTTAGGGGCACTTCATTTCACGAGACAAGAAAGTGTATATCAAAATTTCCCTAAAACATCGATTCCTGTATATGAAGTAGAGCGCGAGAATATAGAGCAATTAGAAGAAACAATTGTTAAAGAAAATCCAATTGCGATTATGCTAGAGCCTGTATTAGGAAGTGGTGGTATCTACCCTTTATCAGGTGAATATTTACATGGTGTTCAAAACTTATGTGAGAAATATAATGTACTTCTTATCGTTGATGAAGTTCAAAGTGGTATGGGGAGAACTGGTAAACTATTTGCTTATCAAAATTTCAATATTACACCAGATATTATTCAAATTGGTAAGGGAGCAGGAGGCGGGATACCACTAGGTGGAATTATTGTAGGTGAAAAGTTATGTGATGTATTTTCACCGGGAGATCATGGCACAACATTTGCTCATTCATCCATGGGAACGGCTTTAGGTTTAACGGTATTACAAACATTGATTGACGAGGGTTTAATGCAAGATGCGTATGAAACGTCGCTATATTTAAATGATAAATTGCAAGAAATTCAGAAAGAAAATTCTTATTATATGCAGGAAGTACGTCATGCTGGTATGATGTTTGGAATTAGTTTGAATGATACGAATGAAAATGTGAAGAAATTACAGGCAGAATTAATGGAGAAAGGGATGTTAGTTGACGTTACACAAGGGAATATTATTCGATTACTTCCGCCGTATATTATTACGAAAGAGGAGATTGATACATTTGTCTATGAGTTTATTTCCTGTATTCATAATGTAGCAGCTACAAGAGTTTAA
- a CDS encoding GNAT family N-acetyltransferase — MGFPKLETERLQLRELTLLDAETMFRYFSKESVIRYFGMDSFENIEQAKTTIQTFKNRYEEGTVFRWGIEKKGTGQLIGTCGFHLINKHHKRAEIGYELDDTYWGKGYATEALQAILTYGFETLQLIRIAAVVYVENKASQKLLSKAGFQEEGLLRKHMIQNEVAHDTILYSLLKEEWKK, encoded by the coding sequence ATGGGGTTTCCGAAACTAGAAACAGAACGTTTACAATTAAGAGAATTAACACTGTTAGATGCAGAAACGATGTTCCGTTATTTTTCAAAAGAATCTGTTATACGTTATTTCGGAATGGATTCTTTTGAAAATATTGAGCAAGCGAAAACAACAATTCAAACGTTTAAAAATCGTTATGAAGAGGGAACAGTATTTCGCTGGGGAATTGAGAAAAAAGGCACGGGCCAATTAATCGGAACGTGCGGATTTCACTTAATAAACAAGCATCATAAGCGAGCTGAAATTGGTTATGAATTAGACGATACATATTGGGGCAAAGGGTATGCAACGGAAGCGTTACAGGCAATTTTAACTTACGGATTTGAAACGCTGCAACTGATAAGAATTGCAGCTGTTGTATATGTAGAAAATAAAGCTTCTCAAAAATTATTAAGTAAAGCAGGATTTCAAGAAGAAGGATTACTTCGAAAACATATGATTCAAAATGAAGTTGCTCATGATACGATTTTATATTCTTTATTAAAAGAAGAGTGGAAGAAGTAA
- a CDS encoding PadR family transcriptional regulator — protein MNEKVQKYIPLTEATYYILLSLVKPMHGYGIMQMVEEMTNGEVKLGPGTLYGNTTKLLKEKLIVEVASTDRKKCYELTTFGREVLELEYNRLQRSVRNGNSILGE, from the coding sequence ATGAATGAGAAAGTACAAAAGTATATTCCGTTAACAGAGGCGACATATTACATTCTGTTGTCACTAGTGAAGCCAATGCACGGTTATGGAATTATGCAAATGGTAGAAGAGATGACAAATGGGGAAGTAAAGCTCGGCCCTGGTACTTTATACGGGAATACGACGAAATTATTAAAAGAGAAGTTAATAGTTGAAGTTGCCTCTACAGACAGAAAGAAGTGCTATGAGTTAACAACGTTTGGGAGAGAAGTGTTAGAGCTAGAGTATAACAGGTTGCAGAGATCTGTAAGAAATGGAAACAGTATATTAGGGGAGTGA
- a CDS encoding kinase translates to MSTNELINIMKKHKENRFILGIDGLSRSGKTTFVANLKENMKQEGIPFHIFHIDNHIVERNKRYHTGYEEWYEYYYLQWDVEWIRQKFFQKLQTETKLKLPFYYDETDLCEMKKVQIPIVGVIVIEGVFLQRKEWRDFFHYMVYLDCPRETRFLRESEETQKNLSKFENRYWKAEDYYLESETPQKRANLLIQ, encoded by the coding sequence ATGAGTACAAATGAGCTTATAAATATAATGAAGAAACATAAAGAAAATAGGTTTATTCTAGGTATAGATGGTTTAAGTCGATCTGGTAAAACGACATTCGTGGCAAATTTAAAAGAAAATATGAAACAAGAAGGTATCCCGTTTCATATTTTTCATATTGATAATCATATAGTAGAGCGTAATAAACGATATCATACTGGATATGAAGAATGGTATGAGTACTATTATTTACAATGGGATGTTGAGTGGATTCGGCAGAAGTTTTTTCAAAAGCTACAAACTGAAACAAAACTGAAATTGCCGTTCTATTATGATGAGACAGACTTATGTGAAATGAAAAAAGTACAGATCCCTATAGTAGGCGTAATTGTAATTGAAGGTGTTTTTCTACAACGAAAAGAATGGAGAGATTTCTTTCATTATATGGTGTACTTGGATTGTCCAAGAGAGACAAGGTTTCTACGTGAGAGTGAAGAAACGCAGAAAAACCTTTCAAAGTTTGAGAATAGGTATTGGAAAGCCGAGGATTACTATTTAGAAAGTGAAACACCACAGAAAAGAGCGAACTTACTTATACAATGA
- a CDS encoding AAA family ATPase produces MIHKLKENIGSVFVGKEHVIDLLIVSLLADGHVLLEDVPGTGKTLLAKTLSKSIGGNFSRVQFTPDVLPSDVTGIEYFNPKTSEFELRLGPVMTNILLADEINRAMPRTQSSLLESMEERQVTLEKQSTPLPKPFFVIATQNPIESQGTFPLPDAQLDRFLMTISIGYPSPEDELQMMRRFRRDIPLESVKSVISLENILEAQKRVKEIFVSEPLEHYIIKLAHATRNHDYIANGVSPRATLALVRAVQALAFLRGREYCTPEDIQFLVPSVWNHRIVLSMEGALRTTKNEIMQRILKEVDVPVEIEQA; encoded by the coding sequence ATGATACATAAATTAAAAGAAAATATAGGATCAGTTTTTGTAGGTAAAGAACATGTTATAGATCTATTAATCGTTTCCTTGCTTGCTGACGGTCATGTGCTTCTTGAAGATGTGCCTGGTACTGGGAAAACACTCCTCGCAAAAACACTTTCTAAAAGTATTGGTGGTAATTTTTCTCGCGTCCAATTTACACCGGATGTACTTCCAAGTGATGTAACAGGTATTGAATATTTCAATCCGAAAACGAGTGAATTCGAGTTAAGACTTGGACCAGTTATGACCAATATTTTGCTTGCGGATGAAATTAACCGCGCTATGCCTAGAACACAGTCTAGTTTATTAGAATCGATGGAAGAACGACAAGTAACGCTTGAAAAGCAATCTACTCCTCTTCCGAAACCGTTCTTTGTTATTGCGACGCAAAATCCAATTGAATCACAAGGAACTTTCCCTCTACCAGATGCACAGCTTGATCGTTTTTTAATGACAATTTCAATTGGTTATCCATCTCCAGAAGATGAACTACAAATGATGCGACGTTTTCGTAGGGATATACCACTAGAAAGCGTCAAATCTGTTATTTCTTTAGAAAATATTTTAGAAGCACAGAAACGAGTAAAAGAAATTTTTGTATCAGAACCGTTAGAACATTACATTATTAAACTTGCTCATGCTACAAGGAATCATGATTACATCGCTAACGGTGTAAGTCCACGTGCCACACTTGCTTTAGTGCGTGCAGTTCAAGCTTTAGCCTTTTTACGCGGGAGAGAATATTGTACACCTGAAGATATACAATTTTTAGTTCCTTCTGTTTGGAATCACCGTATCGTCTTATCAATGGAAGGCGCATTACGTACGACAAAAAATGAAATTATGCAAAGAATTTTAAAAGAAGTTGACGTACCAGTGGAGATTGAGCAAGCATGA
- a CDS encoding VOC family protein: MNLKMKYIILYVEKFEECLRFYRDILQLPIKAEHGTYIEFNTGSTILAMNTRQDVKELTGLSLTEGELQSSHFELGFVVDHVQETIEQFREQGIKILVEPIVKPWGQTIAYIADPDGNYIEICSSLE, encoded by the coding sequence ATGAATTTAAAAATGAAGTACATTATTTTATATGTAGAAAAGTTTGAAGAATGTTTAAGGTTTTATAGAGATATTTTACAGTTACCTATAAAAGCAGAGCATGGTACATATATTGAGTTTAATACTGGTTCTACAATTTTAGCGATGAACACGAGGCAAGATGTGAAAGAATTAACAGGACTATCACTTACAGAAGGTGAGTTACAATCTTCTCATTTTGAATTGGGATTCGTTGTTGATCATGTACAAGAAACAATCGAACAATTTAGAGAGCAAGGTATTAAAATTTTAGTTGAACCAATTGTGAAACCGTGGGGACAAACAATTGCATACATTGCCGATCCAGATGGGAATTATATTGAAATTTGCAGTTCATTAGAATAG
- a CDS encoding MFS transporter: MQQNNDLNFEPQDVNIVNPKQARKAVVATGIGNAMEWFDFGLYAYLAVILSQLFFSGVDNSGLQLVLTFATFAVAFLVRPIGGVFFGRIGDKYGRKIVLSTTIILMALSTLFIALLPTYEQIGVWAPILLLVARMIQGFSTGGEYSGAMVYIAESSPDKKRGILGSGLEIGTLSGYIAASVIVTILTLLLTDEQMLSWGWRIPFLIAAPIGLVGLYLRRHLDESPIFEEMEKAQEESEDNEQFSFMDILKYHKKDFLLSTVIVAFFNITNYMILSYIPSYLTQVLKVKETTGLLIISITMALMIPLALYFGKLSDKIGNKRVVQIGLLGLTIFAIPAFLLIGNGHIAAIFAGIFVLGFFLSVYEGTLPSLLPSLFFTDVRYRALSISFNISVSIFGGTTPLVCSYLVHATGNPLAPAFYLAGVSIIGLVVFSVLFVTTSGRALKGSYPTVETKKEAHQIAKEDPEETLWWHEESLEIEAGKNASI, encoded by the coding sequence ATGCAACAAAATAATGATTTAAATTTTGAACCTCAAGACGTTAATATTGTCAATCCTAAACAAGCCAGGAAAGCAGTTGTTGCTACTGGTATAGGAAATGCAATGGAGTGGTTTGACTTCGGATTATACGCGTATTTAGCGGTTATCTTAAGTCAATTATTCTTCTCAGGTGTTGATAATAGTGGATTGCAACTTGTACTTACATTTGCTACTTTTGCAGTGGCCTTTCTCGTTCGACCAATCGGAGGTGTATTCTTTGGTAGAATAGGAGATAAGTACGGCCGAAAAATCGTGTTAAGTACTACTATTATTTTAATGGCACTTTCTACATTATTCATCGCATTACTACCAACCTATGAACAAATTGGTGTATGGGCACCAATACTACTTTTAGTTGCCCGAATGATTCAAGGCTTCTCTACAGGCGGCGAATATTCAGGTGCAATGGTTTATATCGCAGAATCTTCTCCAGATAAAAAGCGTGGTATACTCGGTAGTGGTCTTGAAATTGGAACACTCTCAGGTTACATTGCTGCATCGGTAATTGTTACCATTTTGACGTTATTGTTAACAGATGAGCAAATGCTCAGCTGGGGCTGGCGTATTCCTTTCTTAATAGCTGCACCAATTGGTTTGGTCGGTTTATATTTACGCCGTCATTTAGATGAATCTCCCATCTTTGAAGAGATGGAAAAAGCACAAGAGGAATCTGAAGACAACGAACAATTTTCATTTATGGACATATTAAAATATCACAAAAAAGACTTCTTATTAAGCACAGTAATTGTTGCCTTCTTTAACATTACAAACTATATGATCCTTTCGTATATTCCTTCTTATCTAACTCAAGTACTTAAAGTCAAAGAAACAACTGGCTTATTAATTATTTCTATTACGATGGCACTTATGATTCCGCTAGCACTTTATTTCGGTAAATTAAGTGATAAAATTGGTAATAAACGCGTCGTGCAAATTGGTTTACTTGGTTTAACAATATTTGCAATTCCAGCATTTTTACTAATAGGTAACGGACATATTGCAGCTATATTTGCAGGTATTTTCGTTTTAGGATTCTTCCTAAGCGTATATGAAGGAACATTACCTTCATTATTACCATCACTATTTTTCACCGATGTACGTTATCGAGCACTTTCGATCTCATTTAATATTTCTGTATCGATATTCGGTGGTACAACACCGCTCGTATGTTCATACTTAGTTCATGCAACCGGTAACCCGCTAGCACCGGCATTTTATTTAGCAGGTGTAAGTATTATTGGGTTAGTCGTATTTAGTGTATTATTCGTTACAACTTCAGGACGCGCACTAAAAGGTTCATATCCTACAGTAGAAACGAAAAAAGAAGCACACCAGATTGCTAAAGAAGACCCTGAAGAAACACTTTGGTGGCATGAAGAGTCATTAGAAATAGAAGCAGGGAAAAACGCTTCAATTTAA
- a CDS encoding catalase, translating to MDENYDKQRQPLLGKDFNEDGERNEQAILHSQTVGSRGPVLEQDSVLHESLQEFIHEKILERPVHVKGFGAFGYFQTIYPMSEHTRLHFLQHSNEKVPVMVRFSLAVSTKGTPDTSRNVRGFATKFYTNEGIFDLLCNHIPVFSVRDPMRFPETIQALLPSPKNNLIDPNRFWSFVARAPESIHFVVHLYSDAGTAKSLRHIPGHSVNTYVWRNAEGNRKYVKYHWYPFEGVQFITSEEANKLAAENPDYSGKDLYDAIANGKPVEYGLYVQLMDPKDEEHLSYDPLDDTKVWDEKAYPLIPVGKMVLNKNPENYMEQVEKVAFSPSNLLDGAELSDDKMLQGRANIYSDSQRRRIGSEFRKLPVNQQQNWTPANQITSGDGRYVEGKLERTSITKQDDFTQPGEFYAQLQPIEKEHLAKNLASDLEVISKDIKKVVLGYFHKVSADLVKRIESAMQKL from the coding sequence ATGGATGAAAACTATGATAAACAGAGGCAACCTTTACTAGGGAAAGACTTTAACGAAGATGGAGAACGTAATGAACAAGCTATTCTTCACTCTCAAACAGTTGGTTCACGTGGACCTGTTCTAGAGCAAGATAGTGTGCTTCACGAGTCGTTACAAGAATTTATTCACGAAAAAATTTTAGAAAGACCTGTTCATGTAAAAGGATTTGGTGCGTTCGGTTATTTTCAAACGATCTATCCAATGTCTGAACATACTAGACTACATTTTTTACAACATTCTAATGAGAAAGTTCCTGTTATGGTGCGGTTTTCATTAGCTGTCAGTACGAAAGGAACACCTGATACTTCTAGAAATGTACGCGGTTTCGCTACAAAATTTTATACAAATGAAGGCATTTTCGATCTTTTATGTAATCACATTCCTGTCTTTTCTGTTCGTGATCCGATGCGTTTCCCAGAAACGATTCAAGCATTGTTACCTTCACCTAAAAATAACTTAATAGACCCTAATCGATTTTGGAGCTTTGTCGCTAGAGCACCCGAATCCATTCATTTCGTTGTCCATTTATACTCTGATGCTGGTACAGCCAAAAGTCTTCGCCACATTCCAGGGCATAGTGTAAATACATATGTTTGGAGAAATGCTGAAGGTAATCGAAAGTATGTAAAGTATCATTGGTACCCATTTGAAGGTGTACAATTCATTACTAGTGAGGAAGCAAATAAACTCGCTGCCGAAAATCCTGATTATAGCGGGAAAGATTTATATGATGCAATTGCAAATGGTAAACCAGTGGAATATGGTTTATATGTCCAGCTCATGGACCCGAAAGATGAAGAGCATCTTTCTTATGACCCATTAGATGATACAAAAGTATGGGATGAAAAAGCGTATCCTCTTATACCAGTCGGCAAAATGGTATTAAATAAAAATCCTGAAAATTATATGGAGCAAGTAGAAAAAGTCGCCTTCTCCCCTTCTAATTTACTGGACGGCGCCGAATTATCAGATGATAAAATGTTGCAAGGACGTGCGAACATTTATAGTGATTCACAAAGAAGAAGAATTGGATCTGAATTCCGTAAATTGCCGGTTAACCAACAGCAAAATTGGACACCTGCTAATCAAATTACGAGCGGTGACGGAAGATACGTTGAAGGTAAACTTGAAAGAACTTCTATTACGAAACAGGATGACTTTACGCAGCCTGGTGAATTTTATGCGCAGTTACAACCGATTGAAAAAGAACATCTTGCTAAAAACTTAGCTAGTGATTTGGAAGTTATCTCCAAAGATATTAAAAAGGTCGTTTTAGGGTATTTTCATAAAGTGTCAGCTGATTTGGTGAAGAGGATTGAAAGTGCGATGCAAAAGCTTTAA